The Winslowiella toletana region ATGAAAACCAGTGCCAGGTGATTGTGGGTAATAACGTTTCACAGGCGTATGCCGAAGTGCTGAAACTGCTGCCGTCTGGCACAACCACCGAACGCGTCGCCGCGCCGGTAAAACAGAAAATGACCCTGAAACGCATTGGCGCAGGAATTCTCGATGCGCTGATTGGTACCATGTCACCGCTGATCCCGGCGATTATTGGCGGTTCAATGGTGAAGCTGCTGGCGATGATCCTCGAAATGAGCGGGCTGCTGGAGAAAGGCTCCTCGACGTTGATTATTCTGAATGTGATTGGCGACGGCGCATTCTTCTTCCTGCCGATAATGGTGGCAGCCTCAGCGGCAGTAAAATTCAAAACCAATATGTCACTGGCGATTGCCATCGCCGGGGTGCTGGTTCACCCGAACTTTATCGACCTGATGGCGAAGGCCGCACAGGGCCAGCAGGTGGAGTTTATGGGATTCCCGATAACCGCGGTGAAATACACCTATACCGTCATCCCGGCGCTGTGCATGACCTGGCTGCTCTCTTATATTGAGCGCTGGGTCGATCGCATCACGCCAGCAGTCACCAAAAATTTCCTGAAACCGATGCTGATCGTGCTGATTGCGGCACCGATCGCCATTATGCTGATCGGCCCGCTGGGTATCTGGATCGGCAGCGGTATCTCTGCGCTGGTGTACACCATTCACAGCTATCTCGGCTGGCTATCGGTGGCGATTATGGGCGCTATCTGGCCGTTACTGGTGATGACCGGAATGCATCGCGTATTTACTCCAACCATTATTCAGACCATTGCCGAAACCGGTAAAGAGGGCATGGTGATGCCTTCAGAAATTGGCGCTAACCTGTCGCTGGGAGGTTCTTCGCTGGCGGTAGCCTGGCGGACTAAAAACCCGGAACTGCGCCAGACGGCGCTGGCTGCGGCGGCTTCGGCGATTGTAGCCGGTATTTCTGAACCCGCACTGTACGGCGTGGCGGTACGGCTGAAACGCCCGCTGATAGCCTGCCTGATCAGCGGTTTTGTCTGCGGCGGCATCGCCGGTATTGCCGGGCTGGCCAGCCACTCGATGGCCTCTCCGGGGCTGTTTACCAGCGTGCAGTTCTTCGATCCGACCAACCCGATGAGTATTGTCTGGGTCTTTGGCGTGATGATTCTGGCGGTGGTGCTGTCGTTTGTCATCACCTTGCTGCTGGGATTCGAGGATATTCCGGTGGAAAACAGCGAGCAGCCAGGCGCTGATGCAATCCCTTTTGACGCGCCGCAGCGTGCAATAAAAGTTAACTGAGATAAGAGGACGCGAATGTCAGCATCAACATTTCCCGACGATTTTTTATGGGGCGGCGCGATTGCCGCAAACCAGGCGGAAGGTGCCTGGCTCGAGGGGGGCAAAGGTGTCACCACGGTGGATATGATCCCTCATGGGACACACCGGCTGGCGGTGAAAATCGGTCAGGATAAGCGTTTTGCCGTGCGTGACGAGGAGTTCTATCCAAGCCATCAGGCCATCGACTTTTATCATCGATACCAGGACGATATCGCTCTGATGGCGGAAATGGGCTTTACCGTATTCCGTACCTCAATAGCCTGGAGCCGTATTTATCCCAATGGCGATGAACTGACGCCAAACGCCGAGGGCATTGCCTTTTATCGTCAGCTGTTCAGTGAGTGTAAGAAGTACAATATCGAGCCGCTGGTCACGCTGTGTCACTTTGATGTGCCGATGCACCTGGTCCGGGAGTACGGTTCGTGGCGCAACCGTAAAATGGTGGAATTCTTTGCCCGCTACGCCCGTACCTGTTTTGAAGCGTTTGATGGCCTGGTGAAATACTGGCTGACTTTTAATGAAATTAATATCCTGCTGCATAGCCCGTTCTCCGGCGCCGGGCTGGTATTTGAGGAAGGCGAAAATCAGGATCAGGTAAAATATCAGGCGGCGCATCACGAGCTGGTCGCCAGCGCGCTGGCGACAAAAATTGCTCATGAGATCAATCCACAAAATCAGGTTGGCTGCATGCTGGCGGGGGGCAATTTTTATCCGTGGTCGTGTAAACCGGAAGATGTCTGGGCGGCGCTGGAAAAGGATCGCGAGAACCTGTTTTTTATCGATGTGCAGGCACGCGGCAGCTATCCGTCTTATACCAAACGGCTGTTTCGCGAGAAGGGCGTGACTGTTGTCAGCGAGCCGGGCGACAGTGAAATCCTGCGTCATACCGTCGATTTCGTCTCTTTCAGCTATTACGCTTCGCGCTGCGCATCAGCAGATATGAATGACGGTAACAGTAGCGCAGCAAATATCGTCAAGTCGCTGAAGAATCCTCATATTCAGGCCAGCGAGTGGGGATGGGGTATCGACCCTCTTGGGCTGCGAATTACCATGAATATGATGTACGACCGCTATCAGAAGCCGCTGTTTTTGGTTGAAAATGGTCTGGGTGCGAAGGATGAAATTAACGCGCAGGGAGACATCGACGATGACTACCGCATCAGCTATTTGCGTGAACATATCAAAGCGATGGCGCAGGCAATTGATGATGGCGTTCCGCTGATGGGTTATACCTCCTGGGGATGCATCGATCTGGTTTCGGCTTCAACCGGCGAAATGAGCAAGCGCTATGGCTTTATCTACGTCGATCGCGACGATCGCGGTCAGGGATCGTTGAACAGAACCCGCAAGAAGTCGTTTTACTGGTATAAGAAAGTGATCGCCAGCAACGGTGCGGATCTGGATTAATCTTTGCAGGCGACGGTTTGTCGACTGAGCGGCGTTTTCGCCACTCAGTCGGCAGATTTACACCCAATCGATGGCAATATTCTTCGCGCTGAACGCCATCAGCTTCTCTTCCTGCAGGTTTTTGTCCACCACCATCAATGAAATTTCTTCGCATAACGCTACTGAATAACGCGCAATGCCGGGGACTTTATCGCCAGTCAGGGCAACGATAATATCGTTGCTGCGTTCCACGACTGCCTTTTTAAATTCGGCATCTTCATAGTCAAATACAGTCAGTCCGGCTTCGGCATCCATCGCACAGCCGCCGAGAAAAGCCTGATCGAACCAGATATGGCTTAACTGCTGTTGTGGCGTGACGCCCAGACTGCCGCC contains the following coding sequences:
- the ascF gene encoding PTS cellobiose/arbutin/salicin transporter subunit IIBC, whose amino-acid sequence is MSKNFEAVSRSIVEAIGGTGNIEAVTHCMTRLRFVLHDASMVDGARLKAISGVMGVVQNENQCQVIVGNNVSQAYAEVLKLLPSGTTTERVAAPVKQKMTLKRIGAGILDALIGTMSPLIPAIIGGSMVKLLAMILEMSGLLEKGSSTLIILNVIGDGAFFFLPIMVAASAAVKFKTNMSLAIAIAGVLVHPNFIDLMAKAAQGQQVEFMGFPITAVKYTYTVIPALCMTWLLSYIERWVDRITPAVTKNFLKPMLIVLIAAPIAIMLIGPLGIWIGSGISALVYTIHSYLGWLSVAIMGAIWPLLVMTGMHRVFTPTIIQTIAETGKEGMVMPSEIGANLSLGGSSLAVAWRTKNPELRQTALAAAASAIVAGISEPALYGVAVRLKRPLIACLISGFVCGGIAGIAGLASHSMASPGLFTSVQFFDPTNPMSIVWVFGVMILAVVLSFVITLLLGFEDIPVENSEQPGADAIPFDAPQRAIKVN
- a CDS encoding 6-phospho-beta-glucosidase, which codes for MSASTFPDDFLWGGAIAANQAEGAWLEGGKGVTTVDMIPHGTHRLAVKIGQDKRFAVRDEEFYPSHQAIDFYHRYQDDIALMAEMGFTVFRTSIAWSRIYPNGDELTPNAEGIAFYRQLFSECKKYNIEPLVTLCHFDVPMHLVREYGSWRNRKMVEFFARYARTCFEAFDGLVKYWLTFNEINILLHSPFSGAGLVFEEGENQDQVKYQAAHHELVASALATKIAHEINPQNQVGCMLAGGNFYPWSCKPEDVWAALEKDRENLFFIDVQARGSYPSYTKRLFREKGVTVVSEPGDSEILRHTVDFVSFSYYASRCASADMNDGNSSAANIVKSLKNPHIQASEWGWGIDPLGLRITMNMMYDRYQKPLFLVENGLGAKDEINAQGDIDDDYRISYLREHIKAMAQAIDDGVPLMGYTSWGCIDLVSASTGEMSKRYGFIYVDRDDRGQGSLNRTRKKSFYWYKKVIASNGADLD